In Janthinobacterium rivuli, a single genomic region encodes these proteins:
- the aspT gene encoding aspartate-alanine antiporter — protein sequence MLESITSVLHQVPELALFLALALGYAVGQIRFGPIQLGGVCGTLIAALLIGQLGITLDASVKNVFFMLFIFALGYAGGPQFFANLNAKGLRLGLLCLIEVVVVLALVLLATRFLGLDQGTAAGMMAGAATESAVVGTATDAISKLALPAARIAELQANVVTAYSITYIFGLIAIVIATSQIFPLLLRVNLREEADKLWEKMGGAQTDGDGVQATPDMVGRAYRISRGAGRRLDALQHIFAGRASITRVRRHGKVLPLEPELRLRNNDEVLVIGHRPALVAAEAILGEEFADTTGLNMAVSAVEVVLQQASLVGQPLRQLALPSGVHVAAVVRGEHSMPPLPDLTLQRDDVLRLYGTTEGRELNTALAAIGKRVPTGDRSNIVYASIGIVLGVYIGGFSAKLGGIPFSLGTGGGALLTGLVFGWYQARKPGMPDIHPSALDMMKDIGLATFIACVGLASGPQAIDLIRQYGLSLPLMGVLIAVVPASLSLLVGHFFLKLEAPVLLGAIAGQQCSTPALSAVQNAAGNSTPLLGYTITYAISNVVLPLLGPLIVALAGSVHA from the coding sequence ATGCTCGAGTCGATCACGTCGGTATTGCACCAGGTGCCGGAACTGGCCCTGTTCCTGGCGCTGGCGCTCGGTTACGCGGTAGGGCAGATACGCTTCGGCCCCATCCAGCTGGGCGGCGTGTGCGGCACCCTGATCGCCGCGCTGCTGATCGGCCAGCTGGGCATCACCTTGGACGCCAGCGTCAAGAACGTCTTTTTCATGCTGTTCATCTTTGCCCTCGGCTATGCGGGCGGTCCCCAGTTCTTTGCCAACCTGAATGCCAAGGGCTTGCGCCTGGGCCTGCTGTGCCTGATCGAAGTGGTGGTGGTGCTGGCGCTGGTGCTGCTGGCCACGCGTTTCCTCGGCCTGGACCAGGGCACGGCGGCCGGCATGATGGCGGGTGCGGCGACGGAGTCGGCCGTCGTCGGCACGGCCACGGACGCAATCTCGAAGCTGGCGCTGCCGGCCGCCCGCATCGCCGAGCTGCAAGCCAACGTGGTCACCGCGTATTCCATCACGTATATCTTCGGCCTGATCGCCATCGTCATCGCCACCAGCCAGATTTTTCCGCTGTTGTTGCGCGTCAACCTGCGCGAGGAAGCCGATAAATTGTGGGAAAAGATGGGCGGCGCGCAGACCGATGGCGACGGCGTGCAGGCGACGCCGGACATGGTGGGCCGCGCTTACCGCATCAGCCGCGGCGCGGGACGCCGTCTCGACGCCTTACAGCATATTTTCGCGGGCCGCGCCAGCATCACGCGCGTGCGCCGGCATGGCAAGGTATTGCCTTTGGAACCGGAATTGCGCCTGCGTAACAACGACGAAGTGCTGGTGATCGGCCACCGTCCCGCGCTGGTGGCGGCCGAAGCCATCCTGGGCGAGGAATTTGCCGACACGACGGGCTTGAACATGGCTGTCTCCGCAGTGGAAGTGGTGCTGCAGCAAGCATCACTGGTCGGCCAGCCCTTGCGTCAGCTGGCCTTGCCTTCGGGCGTGCACGTGGCGGCCGTCGTCCGTGGCGAGCACAGCATGCCGCCGCTGCCTGACCTGACACTGCAGCGCGACGACGTGCTGCGCCTGTACGGCACGACGGAAGGGCGCGAGCTGAACACGGCGCTGGCCGCCATCGGCAAGCGCGTGCCCACCGGGGACCGCAGCAATATCGTCTACGCCAGTATCGGCATCGTGCTGGGCGTGTATATCGGCGGCTTCAGTGCCAAGCTGGGCGGCATCCCGTTTTCGCTGGGCACGGGCGGCGGCGCCTTGCTGACGGGCCTCGTGTTTGGCTGGTACCAGGCGAGAAAACCGGGCATGCCGGACATCCACCCCAGCGCGCTCGACATGATGAAAGATATCGGCCTGGCCACCTTCATCGCCTGCGTGGGCCTGGCGTCGGGGCCGCAGGCGATCGATCTGATCCGCCAGTACGGCCTGTCGCTGCCGCTGATGGGCGTGTTGATCGCCGTCGTCCCCGCCTCGCTGTCCCTGCTGGTGGGGCACTTTTTCCTCAAGCTGGAAGCGCCCGTGCTCCTGGGCGCCATCGCCGGGCAGCAGTGCAGCACGCCGGCCCTGTCCGCCGTGCAGAACGCGGCCGGCAATTCCACGCCCTTGCTGGGCTACACGATCACGTATGCGATTTCGAACGTGGTGCTGCCCCTGCTGGGGCCGCTCATCGTGGCCCTGGCCGGGTCGGTGCACGCATAA